A section of the Procambarus clarkii isolate CNS0578487 chromosome 38, FALCON_Pclarkii_2.0, whole genome shotgun sequence genome encodes:
- the LOC138372176 gene encoding trichohyalin-like: protein MPKEQQLYRPKEQQLYRPKEQQLYRRKEQQLYRRKEQQLYRPTEQQLYRRKEQQLYRRKEQQLYRPKEQQLYRRKEQQLYRPTEQQLYRRKEQQLYRRKEQQLYRRKEQQLYRRKEQQLYRRKEQQLYRRKEQQLYRRKEQQLYRPKEQQLYRRKEQQLYRRKEQQLYRRKEQQLYRPKEQQLYRPKEQQLYRPKEQQLYRPKEQQLYQV from the coding sequence ATGCCCAAGGAACAGCAGCTGTACAGACCCAAGGAACAGCAGCTGTACAGACCCAAGGAACAGCAGCTGTACAGACGCAAGGAACAACAGCTGTACAGACGCAAGGAACAGCAGCTGTACAGACCCACGGAACAGCAGCTGTACAGACGCAAGGAACAGCAGTTGTACAGACGCAAGGAACAACAGCTGTACAGACCCAAGGAACAGCAGCTGTACAGACGCAAGGAACAGCAGCTGTACAGACCCACGGAACAGCAGCTGTACAGACGCAAGGAACAGCAGTTGTACAGACGCAAGGAACAACAGCTGTACAGACGCAAGGAACAGCAGTTGTACAGACGCAAGGAACAGCAGCTGTACAGACGCAAGGAACAGCAGCTGTACAGACGCAAGGAACAACAGCTGTACAGACGCAAGGAACAGCAGCTGTACAGACCCAAGGAACAGCAGCTGTACAGACGCAAGGAACAGCAGCTGTACAGACGCAAGGAACAGCAGCTGTACAGACGCAAGGAACAGCAGTTGTACAGACCCAAGGAACAGCAGCTGTACAGACCCAAGGAACAGCAGTTGTACAGACCCAAGGAACAACAGCTGTACAGACCCAaggaacaacagctgtaccaggtATGA